The following proteins are encoded in a genomic region of Synechococcus sp. CBW1002:
- a CDS encoding IS1182 family transposase, which yields MQKRKTFRPWQPQQATLLPPSPREWLSEDHQVYFLLDLVDELDLSAILVPAQAKDPRGEKGFDPRMMTMLLLYAYCVGIVSSRKIERACYEDLAFRVLTGNQQPDHSRISEFRRRNLDALKGLFIQILRLCQKAGMVSLGHVALDGTKVQANASKHKAMSHERMLRAEKELQKEINALIRKAEILDAQEDRRYGKGNLGSELPDELRHKQGRLAKIRQARKEMEAETAAAAARQRQEEAEKARAKATAAEESDGSAPEQAELNRKAEAAAAKAAAAGDKAIEAAESAGLEPPDLEPLASDAMPRRGLARKADGTPTAKTQRNFTDSDSHLMQSGGTYLQGYNCQLAVDSDHQVIVAVGVSNQPPDVEHLEPMLERIAASAGELPDVMTMDAGYWSDDNAGHCEDLGIDAYIATGRLPHGKPPPPQRGPLPRDADARTRMARKIRSKKGSRIYAQRKAIVEPVNGQIKEGRGLRRFLLRGLEKVDGEWHLIAATHNLLKLFRYRRSQQQLWAAATG from the coding sequence ATGCAGAAGCGCAAGACCTTTCGCCCCTGGCAGCCGCAGCAGGCCACCCTGCTGCCGCCGTCACCGCGTGAGTGGCTCTCAGAAGACCACCAGGTGTATTTCCTGCTGGACCTGGTGGATGAGCTGGATCTCTCCGCGATCCTCGTACCCGCTCAGGCCAAGGACCCCCGCGGAGAGAAGGGATTCGATCCACGCATGATGACGATGCTGCTGCTTTACGCCTACTGCGTGGGCATCGTCTCCTCCAGGAAGATCGAGCGGGCCTGCTACGAGGATCTGGCATTCCGCGTGCTGACCGGCAACCAGCAGCCGGACCACAGCCGAATCAGCGAGTTCCGCCGGCGCAACCTTGATGCCCTCAAGGGCCTGTTTATTCAGATCCTGCGCCTGTGCCAGAAGGCGGGGATGGTGAGCCTGGGCCATGTGGCCCTCGATGGCACCAAGGTGCAGGCCAATGCCTCCAAGCACAAGGCGATGAGCCACGAGCGGATGCTCAGGGCGGAGAAGGAGCTCCAGAAGGAAATCAACGCCTTGATCCGCAAGGCCGAGATCCTGGATGCCCAGGAAGACCGGCGCTACGGCAAAGGAAACCTGGGCAGTGAACTTCCCGATGAGCTGCGCCACAAGCAGGGCCGCCTCGCAAAAATCCGTCAGGCCCGCAAGGAGATGGAGGCGGAAACCGCTGCAGCTGCAGCGCGGCAGCGGCAGGAGGAAGCCGAGAAGGCCAGAGCCAAAGCGACCGCAGCCGAGGAATCGGATGGATCGGCCCCTGAGCAGGCCGAGCTGAACAGGAAAGCGGAAGCCGCAGCGGCAAAGGCAGCAGCGGCGGGGGACAAAGCCATCGAGGCCGCCGAGAGCGCTGGCCTCGAGCCACCAGATCTGGAGCCACTCGCCTCTGACGCGATGCCCAGGCGTGGTCTGGCGAGAAAGGCTGACGGCACACCGACGGCCAAGACCCAACGGAATTTCACAGATTCCGACAGCCACCTCATGCAGTCCGGCGGCACCTACCTGCAGGGCTACAACTGCCAGCTGGCGGTCGACAGTGACCACCAGGTGATCGTGGCGGTGGGCGTCAGCAACCAGCCACCGGACGTGGAGCACCTGGAGCCCATGCTGGAGCGGATCGCCGCCAGCGCCGGTGAACTGCCGGACGTGATGACGATGGATGCGGGCTACTGGAGCGACGACAACGCAGGTCACTGTGAGGACCTTGGCATTGACGCCTACATCGCCACCGGCCGTCTGCCGCATGGGAAGCCGCCACCGCCACAGCGAGGACCGCTGCCCAGAGATGCCGACGCCAGAACCCGCATGGCCCGCAAGATCAGAAGCAAGAAGGGATCCAGGATCTACGCCCAGCGCAAAGCGATCGTGGAGCCGGTGAACGGCCAGATCAAGGAAGGCCGGGGCCTGCGGCGGTTTCTCTTGCGGGGCCTGGAGAAGGTCGATGGTGAATGGCATCTGATCGCTGCCACCCACAACCTGCTCAAGTTGTTCCGGTACAGGCGATCACAGCAGCAGCTCTGGGCAGCAGCGACGGGATGA
- a CDS encoding bifunctional DNA primase/polymerase produces MLDHETPCGNTVNGDQPEPLQQPTKPWMTDDVIELVFSQIAQQEAADKAHAVAEHLKEHPWKDKQLLKCEGLALLPIGADKIPVKPGFGHHLKEWQLHSDTPQDIQAQRCKSTVAVGFRPGPDSGDILCIDVDGADCMELLEERGCRWEDVGWAIGRDNTSDRRKAAFWVEPDMKHQLMDVVKGKPIGHKTWKITEGDKEQGVSGQQIELFYGSGQCVILGKHGKSGGNYTWQGDPTKVNEEPVAHRSAPSLSTAAHQSAQISVTAMDLGDTLGHAEAQDLSPLAAAAGHPAAAVTA; encoded by the coding sequence ATGTTAGACCATGAAACCCCCTGCGGCAACACCGTTAACGGTGATCAGCCGGAGCCGCTGCAGCAGCCAACCAAACCCTGGATGACGGACGATGTGATCGAGCTCGTGTTCAGCCAGATCGCGCAGCAGGAGGCCGCAGACAAGGCCCATGCGGTCGCCGAGCACCTGAAGGAGCACCCCTGGAAGGACAAACAGCTCCTCAAGTGTGAGGGCCTCGCCCTGCTGCCCATCGGCGCCGACAAGATCCCTGTCAAGCCCGGGTTCGGCCATCACCTCAAGGAGTGGCAGCTTCATAGCGACACTCCGCAGGATATCCAGGCCCAGCGGTGCAAGAGCACTGTTGCGGTGGGCTTCCGACCTGGGCCTGACTCGGGCGACATCCTCTGCATCGATGTGGATGGCGCCGACTGCATGGAGCTGCTGGAGGAGCGCGGCTGCCGCTGGGAGGACGTTGGCTGGGCCATTGGCCGGGACAACACGTCAGATCGCCGAAAAGCGGCGTTTTGGGTGGAACCAGACATGAAGCATCAGCTCATGGATGTAGTCAAAGGCAAGCCGATCGGCCATAAGACATGGAAGATCACCGAAGGTGACAAAGAGCAGGGCGTCAGCGGACAACAGATCGAGCTGTTCTACGGCTCAGGCCAGTGCGTGATCCTGGGCAAGCACGGTAAGAGCGGCGGCAACTACACATGGCAAGGCGATCCAACGAAGGTCAATGAGGAGCCTGTCGCGCATAGATCAGCACCCAGTCTCTCCACAGCCGCCCATCAATCTGCCCAGATCTCAGTGACTGCAATGGATCTGGGCGATACACTCGGGCATGCAGAAGCGCAAGACCTTTCGCCCCTGGCAGCCGCAGCAGGCCACCCTGCTGCCGCCGTCACCGCGTGA